From Bradyrhizobium sp. sBnM-33:
CGGGTCCAGATCAGGCCTCGCGCCGGAACACGCTGAACTGAAAAGCCTGCCGGGAATCCCACGGCGTCGCGTGCTCGTGCCCCTGCGCGTGGATCAGCTTGAACGCCGCGCCGAGCGTCCGTCCGAGACTCTGGCTATCGTAGCGCGCGACCGGCAGGCCGCTGCACTTTTCAGGGCCGTCGGGCGCGAAGGTGGCGATGATGGCATGCCCGCCGATCTCCAGGCCCCGCTTGAGGCGCGCAATGTAGGCGGCGCGATCGCCTGGGTCGGTGAGAAAGTGAAACGCCGCCCGATCGTGCCAGACGTCGTAGGGCTTGACCGGCTCCCAGGTCGTCGCGTCCGCGACGATCCAGCCAACTCGCTCGGCGCTGGTGCCAAAGCGGCTCTTGAGGCGGCTCTTGGCAGCGGCCAACGCCGCGGCGGACAGATCGAGCACGGTGACATCCTCAAATCCCTGCTCGACGAGACTGTCGACCAGCCGCGAGGCCCCGCCACCGATGTCGATGATGGCCGACTTGCTCGTAGCCCCTGCCTGCACGATCAAGTCGAGCGAAGGAGCCGGGCTTTGCTGAAACCAGCTAACCTCGTTCTCGCCCTTTGTCGTGTAGACGTTCTCCCAATGGGCCTGCCGGCTGGCGTCTCCCATAGGACCCTCCCCTCGCTGTATATGAGCTGAATATGTGGTCATCGCTTTCGTCCTCGACAACGAGCGACCATGCCGTGGGCGCTCGCACCCGCAGCTCTGCTTCGCAACGAAGGGGCACCCGGCCAGCGATAATGCATAACCTGCACAGCATGCGTTCAGCGGTAGCTTACTGTCGTCGAATTGCATTGTTTGCGGCGCGGAAGATCGCCCACGCCGCTCTGCATTCCCGCTTGACTAACACATATCCCGGCGGTTATGTATCATCAATAACTAACGGGTTATCGATTTCGAATGCCCAACGCTCATGATGTGCTGTTTCGAACACTCGCCGACCCGAGCCGTCGGGCGATCTTCGAGCGGCTGTGCCGTGAAGGAGAGCAGACGGTCGGGGCGCTGACGGCCCGGGCCGGGATCTCGCAACCGGCCGTCTCGAAGCATCTTGGCGTTCTGAAACAGGCGGGGCTGGTGCGTGACCGCCACGAAGGCCGCCAGACGCATTATAGCGCGCAGCTCGGCGCTCTCGCCCCGCTGATCGACTGGGCGAGCCAGATGCACGGCTTCTGGCAGAACCGGTTCGATAACCTCGAAGACCTGCTCAAACGGATGGACCAATGACAAATACCGCCCCCGAAACGCGCACCGTCGTCGTCGAACGCGAAATGTCGCATCCGCCGGAAAAGCTCTGGCGCGCGCTCACGCAACCCCCCTTGATGGAGGAGTGGCTGATGAAGAACGACTTCAAGCCCGTCGTGGGTCACCATTTCAATCTTCGCGGCGATTGGGGTGGCGTGCTGGACTGCGAGGTCCTTGCCATCGAGCCGAACAAGGCGCTGTCGTACACTTGGAATTTCAAGCACGACGATGCGGCCTTCAATCTAGAAAGTGTCGTGACTTTCACGCTGACGCCAACGCCCACAGGCACCCTCCTGCGCATGGAGCAGACCGGTTTCCGGCCGGATCAGAAGCAGGCCTATGGCGGCGCCCACGCTGGATGGCAGCAATTCTTCGCCAAGCTGGAAGAGCTCGTGGCGCGGACGGATTGAGCCGCCGCGTTACGCTCCGGCTCGTCTGCAAAGTCTGCAAAAGGAGGTCTCATTTAACTGGAACATGTGGATTCGGCAGATTCACCGCTGGCTGTCGATTGCCTTCATCGTGACCGTCGTCGCCAATTTCATTGCCATGGGACTGGGGGAGCCTTCCCCGTGGGTGGTATACTCCCCATTGCCGCCGCTCTTTTTACTGATGTTTACCGGCCTGTACATGTTCGTGCTGCCCTACGCCACCAAATGGCGCAGTGGCTGACGTACCGGCGACAGGAGCGAACACAATGGCGCAAACGACGTCGAGAAGGCCGGCGAAGATCGCAAAGAAGGCCGCCGCCAAGCAGGCTACCGCAAAGCCCGTCCTGCTCTCAGGCGGCAATCCTCAGATCGCAAAGGGGGACGGCGACGCTCCCGTGCAGGCCTATATCGCGGCCATGCCGGGTTGGAAACGCGACGTAGGGCGCCTCCTCGACGCGCTCATCGTACGCACCGTCCCCGACGTGCACAAGGCGGTCAAATGGAATTCGCCCTTTTATGGCGTCGAGGACCAGGGCGGCTGGTTCCTCAGCTTTCATTGCTTCACGAAGTACGTCAAAGTGACTTTCTTCCGCGGCACATCGCTGCGCCCGCTCCCGCCCGGCGAGTCCAAGCACAAGGAAGTGCGCTATCTCGACATCCATGAGGACGACCTTAATGAAGCCCAACTCGCCGCTTGGATAAGGCAAGCCAGCCAATTGCCCGGCGAACGATTGTAAGCGAATGACAACAGCCATGAAGAAAGCAACAGTGAAGAAGAGCGGCGCAAGCGAAAGAAAAGGCGGAAGCTCTCCTTCTCAGCACATCGATACACGAATCAAGGAATTGGGCGATTGGCGCGGCGAGATGCTCGCGCGCATCCGAAGCATCATCAAGCAGGCCGACCCCGAAGTGGCCGAGGAGTGGAAGTGGCGCGGGGTTCCGGTGTGGGAGCACGACGGCATCATCTGTACCGGAGAGACCTACAAGGCGGTCGTGAAGATGACCTTCGCCAAGGGCGCCTCGCTGGAGGACCCGTCAGGCCTCTTCAACTCCAGCTTGGAGGGCACTAGGCGCGCCATCGACTTTCGCGAGGGCGACAAGATCGACGAAAAGGCGTTGAAAGCGCTCATTCGCGAGGCCGTGGCGCTGAACACGTCGAAACGAGCAGCCGCTCGTCCCGCCGGTGCTCGGAAATCAAAGAGCGCTTGAGCAGACGAAGGCGCTCGCTCCTACCGGGGAAGAAGCTGCAGTTCCAGCAATGCGAGCCGTTGCAGGACAACCGGGTCACGCTCTCCGCTGTGAGCGGCGCGCAGGATCGCTTCCGCGATGAATTGAACGTGGTGGGAATGGACGGGCTCAGGAAGTGTAGCGACGGCGGCATCAAGCGCCTGCTCCATCACCGAGATCACCTCGGGCGGGAACGACGCGTTTGCAAAATCCTTCATGGCGGCTGCTAAAAGGAAGCGGTTGCCAATGCGCCGCGCAACCGGCGCGGCATCGGCAGCCGCTCGAGTTCATGTGTCTATCCCTGACACAAATTGCATAATTTTCCCGAACTTGAATCGTTCCAATGACGTGAGCAAAATCGCTGCGTCCGATCGACCCAAGCGCGGCTGAACCGCCGGACGCCGTACGATCTGACGCTTCAGGCGGCCGGGTCCTGGTGCAGGTAACGGTCGTCGAACTGTGCCAATTCCGCGAGCCTTGTTTCCTCGAGCACGCGCACTTGCCCCCGGCTGACGTCGAGGATCCTATCCTCGCGCAGTTGCCTGATGATGCGGTTCGCATGCACCGGCGTGATGCCCAGCGCCTCGCCGATCTGCTCCTGGGTAAGCGGGAATTCGAACGTGGCAGGCTGCGCGCCTCCCCTGATTGCGAGGAGACGCTCGCGAAGTTCAAGCACGATATGGGCAAGCCGGGCTGGCGCCGGCCGCTGTCCGACATTGACGATCCACTCCCGAAATATCGCGGCATCGATCAAGGTGTCGCGCCAGAGCGCATCAGCAACGTTCGGTCTCGTATGCGTCAGGGTTAGCAGCGAAGCATGGCTGATGAACCCGAGCGTCGAGGGTACCAGCGTGGAGAGATCGTGATCCATCCTGTGCAGGTGCAAGCTCTGAAGGTCGGGAATCTCGCCGGGGATGTGAATCGAGAGAATCTGCCGCTGGCCGGCCTCCGTCGTTTTGGAGCGAATACAAAAGCCTTCGATGATCAGGCAGCATTCCGACGGACGTTCGCCGTCGGATACGATGGCTCTTCCGCCTTCCCAGTGGCGAACGGCAATCGGAAGCGAACGGATCGCAGCAATATCAGCCGGATCGAGTTTCGAGACGGTATCGAGCCGCCGCAACAAGCTTGCCAACACCGAATCCCGATCCACGCGCCTGTCCTGTTCGATTGAATGATCTCCTGCCTCTGATGAAAACAAAACTTGCCCGATGCCGGTTCCAAACAAAGGTTAAGGATACGGGTGCCGGAACGTGGAAGGGTCGGAGCCAGCAAGGAGATCCGTCCATGAAGAAAAAGCGCAATCGCAGCCGCCCGGCACTTCCGCTTCAGGAGCGCCTCAAACAAATTGCCTTTCGCGCCCGCGAAAAGGCCGAGGGCTCACCTCCAGGACAGGAGCGTGATCGCCTGATACGGGCGGCGGTCGCAACCGAGTCGGCAGCGGCCCTCGAACGCTGGCTGACGTCACCTGGATTGCAGCGCCCGAAATAGCCCTGAGGTCTTCCGACGCTATTTCGGTTCGCCGGCGCAGACGTGAATGACATACAGCGGATTTGCAAACTCGTCGGTGACTTCCATCCGCCAATCCTTTCCCGGACGCAGCCTTCCATCGAGATCCTGAATGATCTGCCCCGCCGTCACGGTCGCCTCCCGCCAGGCGGCTTGCAGGTCGGGCAGTTCTTCGCCTTCCTCGTCCAGTTCAGCCCTCTCGTGATACACGTTGAAGAAGTAACGCGGCATGCGGACTGTTCCTTAATGTGAGGCGCTCTTTTCGATCCGTACGCCCTTCAACTTCGCGGCCGCTTTTTTCGGGACGGTTGCCTCACCGCCATGTCCGTCTCCTGTGTCGGTTGCATGACACAGTAAGGAAGTCATGACCTCGCCAAATGTTCCTGCGCCAGAACGGAGCCGCCGCCGCGCGATGTACGATAGCGATCGAGCAAAGACAGCGGCGCGCTATGCGGCCGTTCGCCTCTCTGCCGAATTTGGAACGAATTGAAAAAAACCAGCTTGATTCGCGGTTCTGCAGTCCGGGAGTTGTTGATGCGTAACGCCGGCTCGGGTCCGTCGATTGTGCCCCACAGTGACGAGCACGACGTTTATATCGTCGAGCATTTGTCCGTGGAACACGGCCAGGTCTGGGCAGAGGTCAGTTCCGCGGCTACGGGATTTGAGCCGGTTGTAATGGACCTGCTCACCGGCCAGTACACCAACCCGATCCGGGTGGTTGCTTTCAATGTCGCCGGGGGGTGGTGTCGTGACGCCTCTGCGGAGGTCGCACACGAGTTGCGGCGACGCTGCGACCTCCAGCTGCGCGATATTCCGTTTTTCCTGCAGGATTTTGTCGATCGCTACGAGGGCCGCTATCAGGACATCCAGTTGCCGCTGCCGATGCGGCTGTACTAGCCAGGGCCCCGATCAGCGCGGAAGCCGTCGCCGTTCTTCCTCCATCACCGTTCCGCGCAAGCCGCAGCTCAGGGGGCCCGCCGGCGAGGTTGGGAAACAGCCGGCGGAGCAAACGCGCCGCGATTTAGATGCAGGATCCTGCAACAGGAGCCCCGCAACACAAGCCCGGTGCGGACCTATGTGACATTGCCCGGAGCTTCAGATGACTGCCCGCGAAATTATCCGGGCGGCATTCGCTCGAATTTCTGCAACGAGGAATCAATCGTGTCCCACGCATGGCCGCGGATGGTGTATGTGACCACCTGCGGGTTGAATTGGCCAGGGTCGTCCAGGCTGGTCGCGTGGACCGCTATCGGCTCCGGCTTGGCGACGAATGTGAGGTAGACCGGCGTTCCACAGGTCGGGCAGAAGGCGTGGACCTTTTCATTCCCGTTGTCGTCCGCCACCCGCCATTCTTTCGCTTCGCCCGCAATCGTCACATTGGCTCGCTGGGGGAAGGTCAGATAGGATCCATGCCCCGTGCCACTTCGTTTCTGGCAATCGCGGCATTGGCAGTGGTTCTCGAAGATCGGTTCGCTGCTCATTTCATAGCGGATCGCGCCGCACGCGCATCCGCCGGCATAGGACTTGGTCATTGTCATTCTCCCGCTGGCAGACTCTTGAAGGGATCAGGCCGATTTCGGCTTGGCGAAGACGTCGAGGCCGTGGCCGGTTTCCAGCAAGGATTTCAGGCTGGCGAGGACAACCGGCCAACCTTTCTTGATGCCATTCGCCATCCCGCTGCCGGCTTCGAGTTCGTCATGGGTGACCGTCAGCCGGACCATCTCCTCGTATTCCTCGATCTCGAACGTCACCCGGCTGTAGGCTGAAGGATCGGAGGCCTGCGACGCATTCGCCCAAGTGATGACGAGATGGGTCGGCGGCGAGACCTCGATGACCTTGCCGACCAGTTCGACAGTCCGCTGATCATTGGCACGGACGTGCTGCCATTTGGATCCGGGGTTCCAGT
This genomic window contains:
- a CDS encoding class I SAM-dependent methyltransferase — protein: MGDASRQAHWENVYTTKGENEVSWFQQSPAPSLDLIVQAGATSKSAIIDIGGGASRLVDSLVEQGFEDVTVLDLSAAALAAAKSRLKSRFGTSAERVGWIVADATTWEPVKPYDVWHDRAAFHFLTDPGDRAAYIARLKRGLEIGGHAIIATFAPDGPEKCSGLPVARYDSQSLGRTLGAAFKLIHAQGHEHATPWDSRQAFQFSVFRREA
- a CDS encoding ArsR/SmtB family transcription factor, which codes for MPNAHDVLFRTLADPSRRAIFERLCREGEQTVGALTARAGISQPAVSKHLGVLKQAGLVRDRHEGRQTHYSAQLGALAPLIDWASQMHGFWQNRFDNLEDLLKRMDQ
- a CDS encoding SRPBCC domain-containing protein — encoded protein: MTNTAPETRTVVVEREMSHPPEKLWRALTQPPLMEEWLMKNDFKPVVGHHFNLRGDWGGVLDCEVLAIEPNKALSYTWNFKHDDAAFNLESVVTFTLTPTPTGTLLRMEQTGFRPDQKQAYGGAHAGWQQFFAKLEELVARTD
- a CDS encoding DUF1801 domain-containing protein gives rise to the protein MAQTTSRRPAKIAKKAAAKQATAKPVLLSGGNPQIAKGDGDAPVQAYIAAMPGWKRDVGRLLDALIVRTVPDVHKAVKWNSPFYGVEDQGGWFLSFHCFTKYVKVTFFRGTSLRPLPPGESKHKEVRYLDIHEDDLNEAQLAAWIRQASQLPGERL
- a CDS encoding DUF1801 domain-containing protein; the protein is MKKATVKKSGASERKGGSSPSQHIDTRIKELGDWRGEMLARIRSIIKQADPEVAEEWKWRGVPVWEHDGIICTGETYKAVVKMTFAKGASLEDPSGLFNSSLEGTRRAIDFREGDKIDEKALKALIREAVALNTSKRAAARPAGARKSKSA
- a CDS encoding Crp/Fnr family transcriptional regulator; translation: MDRDSVLASLLRRLDTVSKLDPADIAAIRSLPIAVRHWEGGRAIVSDGERPSECCLIIEGFCIRSKTTEAGQRQILSIHIPGEIPDLQSLHLHRMDHDLSTLVPSTLGFISHASLLTLTHTRPNVADALWRDTLIDAAIFREWIVNVGQRPAPARLAHIVLELRERLLAIRGGAQPATFEFPLTQEQIGEALGITPVHANRIIRQLREDRILDVSRGQVRVLEETRLAELAQFDDRYLHQDPAA
- a CDS encoding DUF6894 family protein, with the protein product MPRYFFNVYHERAELDEEGEELPDLQAAWREATVTAGQIIQDLDGRLRPGKDWRMEVTDEFANPLYVIHVCAGEPK
- a CDS encoding GFA family protein; the protein is MTKSYAGGCACGAIRYEMSSEPIFENHCQCRDCQKRSGTGHGSYLTFPQRANVTIAGEAKEWRVADDNGNEKVHAFCPTCGTPVYLTFVAKPEPIAVHATSLDDPGQFNPQVVTYTIRGHAWDTIDSSLQKFERMPPG
- a CDS encoding SRPBCC family protein; the protein is MTRETTSFVYVTYIRSTPEKVFEAITKPDIARRYWGHENVSDWNPGSKWQHVRANDQRTVELVGKVIEVSPPTHLVITWANASQASDPSAYSRVTFEIEEYEEMVRLTVTHDELEAGSGMANGIKKGWPVVLASLKSLLETGHGLDVFAKPKSA